The DNA region GATCGCCCCCTGGCTCAGACATTGGACAAAGACATTACCTTTGTCCGATGTTTGCTGCCCAATAAAAAAGCGATCGCGTACCGGCCAATTTTGGGGCGATCGCACCAATCGGGAATCGCACTTGTCGTCAGCTTTTGTGATTCGCACCCACCCAAGCCAGAGGACTAAAAACGATGTGCTGCTGCCTCATTATCATTAGCCATTTGTGGCATAAATGCCCTGTGAGATGACTTCAGGCGCTGTTCCCCCTGCCTTGGATTAAAACAAATCATCGGAACTTGATTTTAGCTCCGATGATTTGACAAAACTTCACCAACCTCTTTATGGACAACGAAAAAATCATTGCTCAACTTGATAGATCATCCTTGCTCCACCTCTCTAGTTTTTTGATCCAAAGCTTAATGCATCCAAGCGATACTCTCGAAAGTATTGCCGACTTAGACAGAATACGATTAGAGCAAAGGTACTGAAAATTAGTTGAAGATTGCACGAAGCAGTTTATCCACAACGACTTCTAAGCTCGCCGTTATAGCGTTGCATGTCAGACTTGCTCATAGCTTTACTACCAACGCTTTTGAGTATTTCTTGCCCTGCTTGCTCGTAGCAGTTGCTGTTGCTGGAATTATCGGAAGATCCTCCAACGATTAACCAGTTGTTGAAAAATTTTTCACAAACGCCAACGGAAGTCCTCAAGCGCGGACATTTATTGACTACGCTTGAGGCGATGACTTAGATATCATCAATCAGCAACTTAATCAACCTTTTACGCTGCTCGATATCAAGCTTTCTAGCTACTTGCATCACCTCCTCTGCCACTTTTGGCGAGTAAATTTCTTTTGGATCGTCTCCATTAATTTGGGAAAACAACTCTTCTAAATTCATTCCGGCAGCTGTCGCAATTTTTTCTAAATTCTTGGCAGAAGGCATACCTTGCCCCTTCATCCAGTTTTGCACAGCACCAAGACTCACGCCCAAGTCCATCGCAAACTGGCTTTGCGATCGCTCCCCTCTTATTTTGATTACTATTTCTGCGAGGCGCTTTCTTGCTTGGTCGTCCATTAAGATTTGTCGAATTTCTAACCACATATAGTAATACACCTTTTGGCAGGCTCTTGAACTACGGACGGCACTTTACAAAGTCTTGTAGTATTATTACTATTAAATAAATAATTGGTGATCACCACTAAAGTATTGGTAACGACAGTAAAAAAATCCTTTGATGCCGCCCCAGAGGTGGCAAACGAATTGGTAGCGATCGCGCATGAAATGGGTATCCCCCAATCAGCTGTGATTGTGGTTGCCCTGGAAGCCTACTTCCTTGATTACTACCGTAAGAAACACGAAAAAATGCGGTTTAAAGCGCCAGTAGAAGTACCAAAACAGCTTCTGACTGCCTAGCGACTGGTGCATCTACTCATGCAAAACTATGGAACAATCAGGGGCTTACAAAATCACGGAAAGACTCATCCCCGAAAGCCAACTCAAGGCGATCGTCGAGGATATGGTCAAAGACACCCTAGCCCAAATGCTAGGGGTCAACGCCACTGCCCAACCGAGTCGGCAGTGGTATGACACCGACCCAGCATATTCTCTGCTAGGGCTTAACTCGGATGAGCAATTGCGGGTAATGGTGCGCGATGGAACCTTGCGCCTTGGGTACGAAGTGCGTGATGTGCGATCGCCCAATTCTCAAACCCCCCGATATCAATTTCACCTCGAAAAGTGTGAAGCAAGATTGTCTTTACCGCCTGAAAAGCGACAAATAAAAAAAGACAAAAAATCAGCGTAACTTTTAGCAGTTACGCCGAACAAAATTTCTTGTATTTTGTACTTAATAAGACTTAATCATGACACAAAAACTCGATAATTTCAAGTCATGCAATCCTTATCTCATTAGGATTCCGGCTTCTCTAAGTATTGACGAAATAGAAGTCTCAAAAGTTATATCAAGCTTCCAAGCTGATGGTATGATTCCTGACATCATCATCAGTGAAGATGGAGAACTGATTGAGGGAATTGATGCTTTAGAAGCAGCTAAAAGACTAGAACAACAGATGGTAATGGTGGTAATTGCATCATCAACAAAACCGCAAATAGATATCAAATGGATACCAATAGAATTACTTGATCCACATCCCATAAATTCTCAAATATACGGAGAATCCGAGGATGTAACCACTCTTGCTGAGTCAATCACAAAAAATGGATTGCAAGAAATATTTACCCTTAAGCCAGAAGAAAATGGCAGATACACAATCATTCACGGACATAGACGACGTTTGGCTTGCTTAAAGGCGGGGATTAAGGTGGTTCCGTCAAAGCTGAAAAATTTTTCAACAACTGAGGATGAACTCGCGGCATTACTCTCTGGTAATGAATATCGGGAAAAGACAATAGAGCAGAAAGTCAGGGAAGGGCTTCTGTGGGAAAAAATCGAGCAGGAGGAAGCTAAATTGCGCCAGGGGAGGGCAGGACAAGGCGTTGGAGCAACCCGCGACATCATCGCCAAACGTGTGGGGCTTGGCAGTGGGGTCAACTACGAACACGCTGTTGCAGCCCTCAAAGAGATGGATGGATCGAAAGATGCTCCTATTGGCTCAGTGCAGCATCATCGTCACCAGCAATTCAAGCAGTTATTGTCGAGGCCGCGGGGCGTTGATGCAGCGTACAAGCTAATCAAGGAATCCGCTCCTTTGGCTACTGCTGAAATAAACCACAAGCGGTGGACTCCTAAAGAATTTGAGCGAGTGAAAATCAAAGATGGCCCCTATAAGGGCCATCTTGCAACCGTGCGAGTGGTGACAGGTGCTTTTTCTGCTGTTTGCCACATCGATGGCACACCAGAAGATAAGCGATATCAGATAGCTTTCAACCAGATGGAAGCCATCCCTGAAGTTACAAAACCACCCACATCCGTGAAACAGGAATTGAATCAGAAACAGGAAGAATTGGGATTTGGAAGAGGAAAGCGATCGCAATTACTCCCTGAAGTTTCCCGCAATCAAGGGCCGCCAGTAGAGCAGCAGTCGGCAACAATCACCAACCTCAATACCACTGGTGATGTGTTGGCGTGTGAGGTGGCGATCGCACTCCTCAAACTCACTCCCAAGCAGATGTATGAGGTGATGTGCAAAGTGGAACCTGAACTGGATGCTTCTAGGTTGGAGGCTATCTGGAAAGCACTAGAAAAATCTTTGGCACACAAGGCGGCTTGACACTCTGCGTGTGCTTCAAAATACTTACCTAAACTTAAGCTTTAGCTTAAGAATAGAGATTT from Nostoc commune NIES-4072 includes:
- a CDS encoding ParB/RepB/Spo0J family partition protein; the encoded protein is MTQKLDNFKSCNPYLIRIPASLSIDEIEVSKVISSFQADGMIPDIIISEDGELIEGIDALEAAKRLEQQMVMVVIASSTKPQIDIKWIPIELLDPHPINSQIYGESEDVTTLAESITKNGLQEIFTLKPEENGRYTIIHGHRRRLACLKAGIKVVPSKLKNFSTTEDELAALLSGNEYREKTIEQKVREGLLWEKIEQEEAKLRQGRAGQGVGATRDIIAKRVGLGSGVNYEHAVAALKEMDGSKDAPIGSVQHHRHQQFKQLLSRPRGVDAAYKLIKESAPLATAEINHKRWTPKEFERVKIKDGPYKGHLATVRVVTGAFSAVCHIDGTPEDKRYQIAFNQMEAIPEVTKPPTSVKQELNQKQEELGFGRGKRSQLLPEVSRNQGPPVEQQSATITNLNTTGDVLACEVAIALLKLTPKQMYEVMCKVEPELDASRLEAIWKALEKSLAHKAA
- a CDS encoding helix-turn-helix domain-containing protein; this encodes MWLEIRQILMDDQARKRLAEIVIKIRGERSQSQFAMDLGVSLGAVQNWMKGQGMPSAKNLEKIATAAGMNLEELFSQINGDDPKEIYSPKVAEEVMQVARKLDIEQRKRLIKLLIDDI